From one Musa acuminata AAA Group cultivar baxijiao chromosome BXJ2-6, Cavendish_Baxijiao_AAA, whole genome shotgun sequence genomic stretch:
- the LOC135615485 gene encoding tobamovirus multiplication protein 1-like isoform X1, translated as MLSEGAAGRRCLPTEVVAAEAVLAAVDGAVAVVAFLQLLRIHLRNRQLGWTRQKIFHIMIGSSNIGYLAYFISTLVATCEGWKCWSHGCGFVLMVCPQILFLAAFLLLVSFWVDLCHQANDEEEDDDEHGCNEALLEKGKHKQNPLHVDSCRRCCFPRSVHVGSRQKFVILVIALTFVSMIAFAVLIWIGRGKNPIDSSLVARVYLYIFSVAMLLLGGVLACYGVLLFSKMSNVRSEMASTEMWKVASLAAVTVICFTSSAVLSLVTNIPLQVLSYWHLAPSDCLSSSAFIFLYYFIGSSVPSGFVLWIMREMPPRLVADSDRPAPSTIVTFIRERSTPTQNPQWRASVASSQNKTCRTPSYIMMSKAIGERCINWFR; from the exons ATGCTGAGCGAGGGGGCGGCGGGACGGAGGTGCCTGCCGACCGAAGTCGTGGCGGCCGAGGCGGTCCTTGCCGCCGTCGATGGGGCCGTGGCGGTCGTCGCGTTCTTGCAG TTGTTGAGAATTCACTTACGAAATCGACAACTTGGCTGGACTCGGCAAAAG ATATTCCATATCATGATTGGCTCATCCAACATAG GATACTTGGCATACTTCATATCTACTCTTGTTGCTACTTGTGAGGGATGGAAGTGTTGGTCACATGGTTGTGGATTTGTCCTCATGG TTTGTCCTCAGATTCTCTTTCTAGCTGCATTCCTTCTGCTTGTGTCTTTCTG GGTTGATCTGTGCCATCAGGcaaatgatgaagaagaagatgatgatgaacatGGGTGTAATGAAGCTTTGTTGGAAAAGGGAAAGCATAAACAAAATCCTCTTCATGTTGATAGCTGCAGGAGATGTTGCTTTCCTCGATCTGTTCATGTTGGAAGTCGACAAAAATTTGTAATCTTG GTGATTGCCCTGACTTTCGTTTCTATGATTGCTTTTGCTGTCTTGATATGGATTGGTAGAGGGAAAAATCCTATTGATTCTTCTCTTGTGGCTAGG gTTTATCTGTATATTTTTTCGGTAGCTATGCTCCTTCTAGGCGGTGTTTTGGCATGCTACG GGGTGCTGCTGTTCTCAAAGATGAGCAATGTACGATCTGAAATGGCATCAACTGAAATGTGGAAG gttgcaagtttgGCAGCTGTCACTGTTATATGTTTCACATCATCTGCTGTGCTATCTCTTGTTACTAATATTCCA TTGCAGGTTCTTTCCTATTGGCATTTGGCTCCTTCAGACTGCTTAAGCAGTTCTGCTTTTATATTTCTCTATTATTTTATAG GCTCATCAGTACCGTCAGGTTTTGTGTTATGGATTATGAGAGAAATGCCTCCTCGTCTTGTAGCTGATAGTGATAGACCAGCACCATCCACCATAGTAACTTTTATCAGAGAAAGAAGTACACCTACTCAAAATCCGCAGTGGAGGGCTAGTGTGGCATCCTCTCAGAATAAG ACTTGTAGAACACCATCGTATATAATGATGTCCAAGGCCATTGGAGAGAGATGTATCAACTGGTTCAGGTAA
- the LOC135615485 gene encoding tobamovirus multiplication protein 1-like isoform X2 gives MLSEGAAGRRCLPTEVVAAEAVLAAVDGAVAVVAFLQLLRIHLRNRQLGWTRQKIFHIMIGSSNIGYLAYFISTLVATCEGWKCWSHGCGFVLMVCPQILFLAAFLLLVSFWVDLCHQANDEEEDDDEHGCNEALLEKGKHKQNPLHVDSCRRCCFPRSVHVGSRQKFVILVIALTFVSMIAFAVLIWIGRGKNPIDSSLVARVYLYIFSVAMLLLGGVLACYGVLLFSKMSNVRSEMASTEMWKVASLAAVTVICFTSSAVLSLVTNIPLQVLSYWHLAPSDCLSSSAFIFLYYFIGSSVPSGFVLWIMREMPPRLVADSDRPAPSTIVTFIRERSTPTQNPQWRASVASSQNKGLKASPI, from the exons ATGCTGAGCGAGGGGGCGGCGGGACGGAGGTGCCTGCCGACCGAAGTCGTGGCGGCCGAGGCGGTCCTTGCCGCCGTCGATGGGGCCGTGGCGGTCGTCGCGTTCTTGCAG TTGTTGAGAATTCACTTACGAAATCGACAACTTGGCTGGACTCGGCAAAAG ATATTCCATATCATGATTGGCTCATCCAACATAG GATACTTGGCATACTTCATATCTACTCTTGTTGCTACTTGTGAGGGATGGAAGTGTTGGTCACATGGTTGTGGATTTGTCCTCATGG TTTGTCCTCAGATTCTCTTTCTAGCTGCATTCCTTCTGCTTGTGTCTTTCTG GGTTGATCTGTGCCATCAGGcaaatgatgaagaagaagatgatgatgaacatGGGTGTAATGAAGCTTTGTTGGAAAAGGGAAAGCATAAACAAAATCCTCTTCATGTTGATAGCTGCAGGAGATGTTGCTTTCCTCGATCTGTTCATGTTGGAAGTCGACAAAAATTTGTAATCTTG GTGATTGCCCTGACTTTCGTTTCTATGATTGCTTTTGCTGTCTTGATATGGATTGGTAGAGGGAAAAATCCTATTGATTCTTCTCTTGTGGCTAGG gTTTATCTGTATATTTTTTCGGTAGCTATGCTCCTTCTAGGCGGTGTTTTGGCATGCTACG GGGTGCTGCTGTTCTCAAAGATGAGCAATGTACGATCTGAAATGGCATCAACTGAAATGTGGAAG gttgcaagtttgGCAGCTGTCACTGTTATATGTTTCACATCATCTGCTGTGCTATCTCTTGTTACTAATATTCCA TTGCAGGTTCTTTCCTATTGGCATTTGGCTCCTTCAGACTGCTTAAGCAGTTCTGCTTTTATATTTCTCTATTATTTTATAG GCTCATCAGTACCGTCAGGTTTTGTGTTATGGATTATGAGAGAAATGCCTCCTCGTCTTGTAGCTGATAGTGATAGACCAGCACCATCCACCATAGTAACTTTTATCAGAGAAAGAAGTACACCTACTCAAAATCCGCAGTGGAGGGCTAGTGTGGCATCCTCTCAGAATAAG GGTCTTAAAGCAAGCCCCATCTAG
- the LOC135615485 gene encoding uncharacterized protein LOC135615485 isoform X3: MEVLVTWLWICPHGLSSDSLSSCIPSACVFLANDEEEDDDEHGCNEALLEKGKHKQNPLHVDSCRRCCFPRSVHVGSRQKFVILVIALTFVSMIAFAVLIWIGRGKNPIDSSLVARVYLYIFSVAMLLLGGVLACYGVLLFSKMSNVRSEMASTEMWKVASLAAVTVICFTSSAVLSLVTNIPLQVLSYWHLAPSDCLSSSAFIFLYYFIGSSVPSGFVLWIMREMPPRLVADSDRPAPSTIVTFIRERSTPTQNPQWRASVASSQNKTCRTPSYIMMSKAIGERCINWFR; this comes from the exons ATGGAAGTGTTGGTCACATGGTTGTGGATTTGTCCTCATGG TTTGTCCTCAGATTCTCTTTCTAGCTGCATTCCTTCTGCTTGTGTCTTTCTG GcaaatgatgaagaagaagatgatgatgaacatGGGTGTAATGAAGCTTTGTTGGAAAAGGGAAAGCATAAACAAAATCCTCTTCATGTTGATAGCTGCAGGAGATGTTGCTTTCCTCGATCTGTTCATGTTGGAAGTCGACAAAAATTTGTAATCTTG GTGATTGCCCTGACTTTCGTTTCTATGATTGCTTTTGCTGTCTTGATATGGATTGGTAGAGGGAAAAATCCTATTGATTCTTCTCTTGTGGCTAGG gTTTATCTGTATATTTTTTCGGTAGCTATGCTCCTTCTAGGCGGTGTTTTGGCATGCTACG GGGTGCTGCTGTTCTCAAAGATGAGCAATGTACGATCTGAAATGGCATCAACTGAAATGTGGAAG gttgcaagtttgGCAGCTGTCACTGTTATATGTTTCACATCATCTGCTGTGCTATCTCTTGTTACTAATATTCCA TTGCAGGTTCTTTCCTATTGGCATTTGGCTCCTTCAGACTGCTTAAGCAGTTCTGCTTTTATATTTCTCTATTATTTTATAG GCTCATCAGTACCGTCAGGTTTTGTGTTATGGATTATGAGAGAAATGCCTCCTCGTCTTGTAGCTGATAGTGATAGACCAGCACCATCCACCATAGTAACTTTTATCAGAGAAAGAAGTACACCTACTCAAAATCCGCAGTGGAGGGCTAGTGTGGCATCCTCTCAGAATAAG ACTTGTAGAACACCATCGTATATAATGATGTCCAAGGCCATTGGAGAGAGATGTATCAACTGGTTCAGGTAA
- the LOC103989201 gene encoding WRKY transcription factor 71 yields the protein MSGERTEPYLHGHYDDLFSIFSQKPGGGRADGLQGFDHQMASHVLSPSDRLHGSPMDYLLLARGFDFSSSQPDDLVVGSRRSKTAPAGGSDGKTLVTPNFSTSSSSTELVGEEDSGPRKTDQRKQEEEEDEKQAEGGEEGPDEFKKANNPRRKKGEKREREPRFAFMTRSEVDHLEDGYRWRKYGQKAVKNSAYPRSYYRCTAQSCDVKKRVERSHQDPTVVITTYEGHHTHHSPVNVWGSTYSSSPSPAMPTNLHHDLLLQQAFPAGYTNPNMHLPRPPTPDYGLLQDIVTSFDHSSQR from the exons ATGTCCGGGGAGAGAACCGAGCCCTACCTCCATGGCCACTACGACGATCTCTTCTCCATCTTCTCCCAGAAGCCAGGCGGTGGTAGAGCCGACGGTCTTCAAGGTTTCGATCATCAGATGGCGTCTCATGTCCTGAGCCCGAGTGACCGCTTGCATGGGTCGCCGATGGACTACCTCCTGCTAGCTCGAGGCTTCGATTTCTCGAGCTCGCAGCCAGATGATCTAGTGGTAGGTAGTCGCAGGAGCAAGACCGCTCCGGCCGGGGGAAGCGATGGGAAGACTCTGGTGACGCCCAACTTTTCCACGTCTTCGTCATCGACGGAGCTGGTGGGCGAAGAAGACTCGGGGCCTCGCAAGACGGATCAGCGGaagcaggaggaggaagaggacgagaagCAGGCGGAGGGGGGTGAAGAAGGGCCTGACGAGTTCAAGAAAGC GAACAATCCAAggaggaagaaaggagagaagagGGAAAGGGAGCCCCGGTTTGCGTTCATGACCAGGAGTGAGGTGGATCACCTGGAAGATGGCTATCGGTGGAGGAAGTACGGCCAGAAGGCAGTCAAGAACAGCGCTTATCCAAG AAGCTACTACCGATGCACAGCCCAAAGTTGCGATGTGAAGAAGAGAGTGGAGAGATCACACCAGGATCCAACAGTCGTGATCACCACCTACGAAGGGCACCACACTCATCACAGTCCTGTGAACGTCTGGGGCAGCACATACTCGTCGTCACCCTCACCGGCGATGCCGACGAACCTTCACCACGACCTTCTGTTGCAGCAAGCCTTCCCGGCGGGATACACGAACCCTAATATGCATTTGCCAAGGCCACCAACTCCGGACTATGGTCTCTTGCAGGACATTGTTACCTCCTTCGATCACAGCAGCCAACGATAG
- the LOC103989202 gene encoding mitogen-activated protein kinase 10 encodes MQQDQRKKNSPELDFFSEYGDANRYKIQEVIGKGSYGVVCSAIDTHTGEKVAIKKIHDIFEHISDAVRILREIKLLRLLRHPDIVEIKHIVLPPSRREFKDIYVVFELMESDLHQVIKANDDLTREHYQFFLYQLLRALKYIHTANVYHRDLKPKNILANANCKLKICDFGLARAAFSDTPTTIFWTDYVATRWYRAPELCGSFFSKYTPAIDIWSIGCIFAEVLTGKPLFPGKNVVHQLDLMTDLLGTPSLDTISRVRNEKARRYLGSMRKKQPVPFAQKFPNADPLALKLLERLLAFDPKDRPTAEEALADPYFKGLAKVEREPSCQPITKMEFEFERRRLTKEDIRELIFREILEYHPQLLQDYINGTERTNFLYPSAVDQFRKQFAHLEENGGKNGPVIPLDRKHVSLPRSTVVHSTTTPPTDQPNMSSSRDRQGTDEACKNTRDIEKSYGSIARASQVAQRISTARPGKVVGPVMPYESGSVKDAYDPRRYIRNAVLPQQPVIPPAYCHHGSAGNLEADRESMQHKSPQPCMPGKVSPDIALDMRASPFYLSAATAEPAERNTVAASLLQVKSPFNGIVAAAGAGAGHRNVGTVQFGMTSMY; translated from the exons ATGCAGCAAGATCAGCGGAAAAAG AATTCACCAGAATTGGACTTTTTCAGTGAATATGGGGATGCCAATAGATACAAAATTCAGGAGGTTATTGGCAAAGGTAGCTACGGAGTGGTTTGTTCAGCAATTGATACACATACTGGCGAGAAGGTGGCAATCAAGAAGATACATGATATTTTTGAACACATCTCTGATGCTGTTAGAATCCTTCGTGAGATCAAACTTCTTCGTCTTCTAAGACATCCTGATATAGTGGAGATAAAGCACATTGTATTGCCACCGTCAAGGAGGGAATTCAAAGATATTTATGTTGTTTTTGAGCTCATGGAGTCAGATCTTCACCAAGTTATCAAGGCAAATGATGACTTAACAAGAGAACATTATCAGTTTTTTCTTTATCAGCTGCTTCGTGCACTAAAATATATCCACACAG CTAATGTGTATCATCGTGATTTAAAGCCAAAAAACATATTAGCAAATGCAAACTGCAAACTGAAAATTTGTGACTTTGGACTAGCAAGAGCCGCATTTAGTGATACACCCACAACAATATTTTGGACG GATTATGTCGCAACCAGGTGGTATAGGGCTCCTGAGTTATGTGGATCATTCTTTTCAAAG TATACCCCTGCTATCGATATTTGGAGCATTGGTTGCATTTTTGCTGAGGTATTGACAGGCAAGCCTCTTTTCCCTGGCAAAAATGTGGTTCATCAGTTGGATTTGATGACTGATCTTCTGGGGACACCTTCCTTAGACACAATTTCTAGG GTCCGGAATGAGAAGGCAAGGAGGTACTTGGGCAGCATGAGGAAAAAACAGCCTGTACCATTTGCACAAAAGTTCCCAAATGCAGATCCTTTGGCATTGAAACTTCTAGAGAGGCTTTTAGCATTTGACCCTAAGGACCGGCCAACAGCTGAAGAG GCATTGGCTGATCCGTATTTTAAAGGTCTTGCCAAGGTAGAGAGAGAACCATCTTGCCAGCCAATCACAAAGATGGAGTTTGAGTTCGAGCGACGAAGGTTGACCAAAGAGGACATACGAGAACTTATCTTCCGTGAGATATTAGAATATCATCCTCAGTTGCTCCAGGACTACATTAATGGAACTGAAAGGACGAACTTCCTATATCCTAG TGCTGTTGATCAGTTTAGAAAGCAATTTGCTCACCTCGAGGAGAATGGCGGTAAAAATGGGCCTGTAATTCCATTAGACAGGAAGCATGTTTCTCTCCCTAG GTCTACGGTGGTTCACTCTACAACCACCCCCCCAACCGACCAACCAAACATGAGTTCTTCGAGAGATAGGCAAGGCACAGATGAGGCATGCAAGAACACTCGAGACATCGAAAAGTCATACGGAAGCATAGCAAGGGCTTCACAGGTGGCACAAAGGATTTCTACTG CTAGACCAGGAAAAGTTGTTGGTCCGGTGATGCCATACGAAAGTGGAAGTGTGAAGGATGCTTATGATCCAAGACGGTACATCAGGAATGCAGTTCTTCCGCAGCAACCTGTCATTCCTCCAGCATACTGTCATCACGGTAGTGCAGGAAACTTGGAGGCTGATCGGGAATCCATGCAGCATAAGTCGCCACAACCATGCATGCCCGGGAAGGTGTCTCCAGACATAGCTCTTGACATGAGAGCTTCCCCCTTCTATCTCTCAGCAGCCACGGCTGAGCCAGCCGAGAGGAACACTGTGGCGGCAAGCCTGTTGCAGGTGAAATCCCCCTTCAATGGGATTGTCGCAGCTGCTGGTGCTGGTGCTGGTCATAGAAATGTTGGCACCGTTCAGTTCGGCATGACAAGCATGTACTAA
- the LOC135615486 gene encoding solanesyl-diphosphate synthase 2, chloroplastic-like, with translation MLSLTCPSVDLCQSGCLGRRRLRPLQMSGSRRRGGVRCMVSTTRHDVPSAGEVRSVTAESRSERVQVSSLLEVVSGDMKMLNENLKSIIGAENPVLISAAEQIFGAGGKRLRPALVFLVSRATAQIDGIRELTMQHRRLAEIIEMIHTASLIHDDVLDDSGMRRGKETIHQTYGTRVAVLAGDFMFAQSSWYLANLENIEVIKLISQVIKDFASGEIKQASSLFDCDLTLEDYLLKSYYKTASLIASSAKSAAIFSSVNTSICEQMFEYGKNLGLSFQVVDDILDFTQSTEQLGKPAGSDLSKGNLTAPVIFALEKEPKLREIIDSEFSEAGSLDTAIELILECGGLSRAQELAKQKADLAIQKLQCLPESEYRNSLEGIVKYNLERID, from the exons ATGTTATCGCTGACGTGCCCGAGCGTGGATCTTTGCCAAAGCGGCTGTCTGGGCCGCCGGCGGCTGAGGCCGCTGCAGATGTCCGGCTCGAGGCGCAGAGGTGGTGTTCGGTGCATGGTCTCAACGACGCGGCATG ATGTTCCGAGCGCAGGAGAGGTCAGGAGTGTGACCGCTGAATCCAGAAGTGAACGCGTCCAAGTTTCTTCGTTGCTCGAAGTGGTTTCTGGCGACATGAAGATGCTAAATGAGAACCTAAAGTCG ATCATTGGTGCAGAAAATCCAGTTCTAATATCTGCAGCAGAACAAATATTTGGTGCTGGTGGAAAGAGGTTGCGGCCAGCTCTTGTCTTCCTAGTGTCAAGGGCCACTGCTCAAATAGATGGCATAAG GGAACTGACTATGCAACACCGACGTCTAGCAGAGATAATAGAGATGATCCATACAGCAAGTTTAATACATGATGATGTGCTCGACGACAGCGGGATGCGAAGAG GGAAAGAAACCATTCATCAAACTTATGGGACGCGAGTGGCTGTACTAGCAGGAGACTTCATGTTTGCACAATCTTCTTGGTACCTCGCGAATCTTGAAAATATTGAAGTCATAAAGCTCATAAGTCAA GTTATCAAGGATTTTGCTAGTGGTGAAATAAAGCAAGCGTCAAGCCTTTTTGATTGTGACCTTACTCTTGAAGATTATTTGCTTAAGAGCTACTACAAGACTGCATCTTTAATTGCATCAAGCGCAAAGTCTGCTGCTATATTCAGCAGTGTCAACACTAGTATATGCGAACAAATGTTTGAATATGGAAAGAACCTCGGTCTCTCCTTCCAGGTAGTCGATGACATTTTGGACTTCACCCAGTCAACAGAACAGCTGGGGAAGCCTGCGGGCAGTGACCTATCAAAAGGGAATCTGACTGCCCCGGTTATATTTGCTCTAGAAAAGGAGCCAAAACTCAGAGAAATTATCGACTCCGAGTTCAGTGAAGCTGGTTCCTTAGACACCGCAATAGAATTGATTCTTGAATGTGGTGGGCTCAGTAGGGCTCAAGAACTAGCAAAACAGAAAGCCGATTTGGCTATCCAAAAGCTCCAGTGCCTTCCTGAGAGCGAGTATAGAAACTCGCTCGAAGGAATTGTGAAATATAATCTTGAACGGATCGACTAG
- the LOC135580914 gene encoding uncharacterized protein LOC135580914 isoform X3, producing the protein MSDMNVDEPVKQDEENAMPSSQQEEEAIKKKYGGILPKKPPLISKDNERAYFDSADWALGKQGGHAQKPKGPVEALRPKLQPTPQQQVRSRRSSYASSDNEDGGNLVTEDMNDDDNNNNQ; encoded by the exons ATGTCagacatgaatgttgatgaacctGTGAAACAAGATGAGGAGAATGCCATGCCATCATCTCAACAAGAG GAGGAGGCGATTAAGAAAAAGTATGGAGGAATCTTACCCAAAAAACCACCACTCATATCCAAG GACAATGAACGGGCTTACTTCGACTCAGCGGACTGGGCTTTAGGAAAG CAGGGAGGGCATGCTCAGAAGCCCAAAGGACCAGTTGAGGCACTCCGACCAAAGTTGCAG cctaCACCTCAGCAGCAAGTACGTTCCCGTCGCTCATCCTACGCATCTAGCGACAATGAAG ATGGGGGAAACCTTGTTACCGAGGACATGAATGATgacgacaacaacaacaatcaATGA
- the LOC135580914 gene encoding uncharacterized protein LOC135580914 isoform X4: MSDMNVDEPVKQDEENAMPSSQQEEEAIKKKYGGILPKKPPLISKDNERAYFDSADWALGKGGHAQKPKGPVEALRPKLQPTPQQQVRSRRSSYASSDNEDGGNLVTEDMNDDDNNNNQ; this comes from the exons ATGTCagacatgaatgttgatgaacctGTGAAACAAGATGAGGAGAATGCCATGCCATCATCTCAACAAGAG GAGGAGGCGATTAAGAAAAAGTATGGAGGAATCTTACCCAAAAAACCACCACTCATATCCAAG GACAATGAACGGGCTTACTTCGACTCAGCGGACTGGGCTTTAGGAAAG GGAGGGCATGCTCAGAAGCCCAAAGGACCAGTTGAGGCACTCCGACCAAAGTTGCAG cctaCACCTCAGCAGCAAGTACGTTCCCGTCGCTCATCCTACGCATCTAGCGACAATGAAG ATGGGGGAAACCTTGTTACCGAGGACATGAATGATgacgacaacaacaacaatcaATGA
- the LOC135580914 gene encoding uncharacterized protein LOC135580914 isoform X1: protein MSDMNVDEPVKQDEENAMPSSQQEEEAIKKKYGGILPKKPPLISKDNERAYFDSADWALGKQGGHAQKPKGPVEALRPKLQPTPQQQVRSRRSSYASSDNEGTPGYLLSFYHLYFSHYPFKILLA from the exons ATGTCagacatgaatgttgatgaacctGTGAAACAAGATGAGGAGAATGCCATGCCATCATCTCAACAAGAG GAGGAGGCGATTAAGAAAAAGTATGGAGGAATCTTACCCAAAAAACCACCACTCATATCCAAG GACAATGAACGGGCTTACTTCGACTCAGCGGACTGGGCTTTAGGAAAG CAGGGAGGGCATGCTCAGAAGCCCAAAGGACCAGTTGAGGCACTCCGACCAAAGTTGCAG cctaCACCTCAGCAGCAAGTACGTTCCCGTCGCTCATCCTACGCATCTAGCGACAATGAAGGTACACCTGGTTATTTGCTTTCATTTTACCATCTTTATTTTTCTCATTATCCATTCAAAATCCTTCTAGCCTAA
- the LOC135580914 gene encoding uncharacterized protein LOC135580914 isoform X2 yields the protein MSDMNVDEPVKQDEENAMPSSQQEEEAIKKKYGGILPKKPPLISKDNERAYFDSADWALGKGGHAQKPKGPVEALRPKLQPTPQQQVRSRRSSYASSDNEGTPGYLLSFYHLYFSHYPFKILLA from the exons ATGTCagacatgaatgttgatgaacctGTGAAACAAGATGAGGAGAATGCCATGCCATCATCTCAACAAGAG GAGGAGGCGATTAAGAAAAAGTATGGAGGAATCTTACCCAAAAAACCACCACTCATATCCAAG GACAATGAACGGGCTTACTTCGACTCAGCGGACTGGGCTTTAGGAAAG GGAGGGCATGCTCAGAAGCCCAAAGGACCAGTTGAGGCACTCCGACCAAAGTTGCAG cctaCACCTCAGCAGCAAGTACGTTCCCGTCGCTCATCCTACGCATCTAGCGACAATGAAGGTACACCTGGTTATTTGCTTTCATTTTACCATCTTTATTTTTCTCATTATCCATTCAAAATCCTTCTAGCCTAA